The proteins below are encoded in one region of Salvelinus sp. IW2-2015 unplaced genomic scaffold, ASM291031v2 Un_scaffold845, whole genome shotgun sequence:
- the LOC112069005 gene encoding LOW QUALITY PROTEIN: dnaJ homolog subfamily C member 25-like (The sequence of the model RefSeq protein was modified relative to this genomic sequence to represent the inferred CDS: deleted 1 base in 1 codon), whose protein sequence is MAAPMENGRHFGQWIGILLFLGGFIPSATALIEGLYCGTEICYDVLGVPREAVKSDIGRAYRQLARKYHPDRFSSLAGETRESAHQHFLLIVTAYETLKDEDSRRDYDYMLDHPEEYYSHYYTYYRRRLAPKVDVRIVILVTVVTISIFQYYSWWASYTEAITYLSTVPKYRIQATEIAKQLGLLNKTKEKGRNRRSKEEIREQEEEIIRDIIKNKIDIQGGYQKPKILDILLCKIVLFPYCLCAYVVWTVKVLNRFTICKREYGDEEKMYIIRKHMKMSQSQFDSLEEEQRDALLKRQLWIKDNYEVYKEEQEEEMKTKMALDPRWKRYRRWMKNEGPGRLTFIDD, encoded by the exons ATGGCTGCGCCCATGGAGAATGGGCGACACTTTGGTCAATGGATaggcattttgttatttttggggggtttcatACCCTCTGCCACGGCGCTTATCGAGGGACTTTATTGTGGCACCGAGATTTGCTACGATGTACTCGGAGTACCGAGAGAAGCGGTCAAATCCGACATAGGTCGTGCATACAGACAGCTAGCCAGAAAGTATCACCCTGATAGATTCTCAAGTCTTGCAGGCGAGACACGTGAAAGTGCTCATCAACATTTTTTGCTCATTGTAACTGCATATGAAACTCTGAAG GATGAGGACTCCCGTAGAGATTATGACTACATGCTGGACCACCCTGAAGAGTACTACAGccactactacacctactacagGAGACGCCTGGCACCTAAAGTGGACGTACGGATTGTCATTCTGGTGACCGTGGTTACTATATCAATCTTTCAG TACTACAGTTGGTGGGCCAGCTACACTGAAGCCATCACCTACCTATCAACGGTCCCCAAGTACCGTATCCAGGCGACAGAGATAGCCAAGCAGCTGGGTCTCCTGAACAAGACAAAAGAGAAGGGCAGGAACCGGCGGTCCAAAGAGGAGATCCGGGAACAGGAGGAAGAGATCATCCGTGACATCATCAAGAACAAGATCGACATCCAGGGAGGCTACCAGAAGCCTAAAATCTTGGACATCCTGCTCTGTAAGATTGTCCTGTTCCCTTACTGCCTGTGTGCCTATGTGGTCTGG ACTGTGAAGGTGCTCAACAGGTTCACCATCTGCAAGAGAGAGTACGGAGACGAGGAGAAGATGTACATCATCAGAAAGCACATGAAGATGTCTCAGTCTCAGTTTGACAGtctggaggaggagcagagagacgcCTTACTGAAGAGGCAGCTCTGGATCAAAGACAACTATGAG GTGtacaaggaggagcaggaggaagagatgaAGACGAAGATGGCCCTGGATCCCAGGTGGAAGAGGTACCGACGGTGGATGAAGAATGAAGGACCTGGGCGACTCACTTTTATTGACGATTGA